Proteins encoded in a region of the Streptococcus sanguinis genome:
- a CDS encoding S1 RNA-binding domain-containing protein: MKIGDKLKGKITGIQPYGAFVELENGTIGLIHISEIRPGYIENIHDSVKIGQQVLVQVVDYDEFSGKSSLSMRTLEEEKHRLPRRHRFSNDRCKIGFEPLGRQLPIWIKEAKKFLKEEKV; the protein is encoded by the coding sequence ATGAAAATCGGTGATAAATTAAAAGGCAAAATCACTGGGATTCAGCCTTATGGAGCTTTTGTTGAGCTGGAAAACGGAACAATTGGTCTAATTCATATCTCAGAAATTCGTCCGGGTTATATTGAGAATATCCATGATAGTGTAAAGATTGGCCAGCAAGTCTTAGTACAGGTTGTGGACTATGATGAATTTTCTGGGAAGTCCAGTCTGTCCATGCGAACCCTGGAAGAAGAAAAGCACCGCCTCCCTAGACGCCACCGCTTTTCAAACGACCGCTGTAAAATTGGTTTTGAACCTTTAGGCAGACAACTGCCTATCTGGATCAAAGAGGCAAAAAAATTCTTAAAAGAAGAAAAAGTTTAA
- the cysK gene encoding cysteine synthase A: protein MSRIYQNITELIGQTPIVKLNNLVPEGAAEVYVKLEAFNPGSSVKDRIALSMIEAAERDGLIKPGDTIVEATSGNTGIGLSWVGAAKGYKVVIVMPETMSVERRKIIQAYGAELVLTPGSEGMKGAIAKAQEIAQERNGWLPLQFNNPANPEVHERTTGAEIIAAFGETGLDAFVGGVGTGGTISGVSHALKKVNPNIQIYAVEADESAILSGEKPGPHKIQGLSAGFIPETLDTAAYNGIVRVTSDQALEFGRYIGGQEGFLVGISSAAAIFAAIEVAKKLGAGKKVLALAPDNGERYLSTALYEFDA, encoded by the coding sequence ATGTCACGTATTTATCAAAATATTACAGAACTAATTGGGCAAACTCCCATTGTCAAATTGAACAACTTGGTTCCAGAAGGAGCTGCTGAGGTGTATGTGAAGTTAGAAGCTTTCAATCCCGGCTCTTCTGTCAAAGACCGGATTGCTCTCAGCATGATTGAGGCGGCTGAACGCGATGGCCTTATCAAGCCTGGTGATACTATCGTTGAAGCAACCAGCGGAAATACTGGTATTGGCCTTTCATGGGTTGGAGCAGCCAAAGGCTACAAGGTTGTCATTGTTATGCCAGAGACCATGAGTGTGGAGCGCCGCAAAATTATCCAAGCTTATGGTGCTGAATTAGTCTTGACTCCAGGTAGCGAAGGAATGAAGGGTGCTATTGCAAAAGCACAAGAAATCGCACAAGAACGAAATGGCTGGCTGCCACTGCAGTTTAACAATCCGGCCAATCCAGAGGTTCACGAACGAACAACAGGAGCAGAAATTATCGCTGCTTTCGGTGAAACTGGACTGGACGCTTTTGTTGGCGGTGTCGGAACTGGCGGAACTATTTCCGGTGTATCTCACGCTCTCAAAAAAGTTAATCCGAACATCCAAATCTATGCAGTTGAAGCAGACGAATCTGCTATCCTTTCTGGTGAGAAGCCAGGTCCTCACAAAATCCAAGGACTTTCAGCTGGATTCATTCCAGAGACTTTGGATACAGCAGCCTACAACGGTATTGTCCGCGTAACTTCTGATCAAGCACTGGAATTCGGACGCTATATTGGCGGTCAGGAAGGCTTCTTAGTGGGGATTTCATCTGCTGCCGCTATTTTCGCAGCTATTGAAGTAGCGAAAAAACTAGGAGCTGGCAAGAAAGTCCTTGCTCTGGCACCTGATAACGGCGAACGCTACCTGTCTACTGCCCTCTATGAATTTGATGCTTAG